The following are encoded in a window of Roseimaritima ulvae genomic DNA:
- a CDS encoding Gfo/Idh/MocA family protein, with amino-acid sequence MSTLRFNRRRFLSTTTAATVATATVRPAFAAATEEVRVGIVGAGGRGNEMAGAFAGTEGVRIVMVADPDNRRAHSLANEYKAEAVTDLRRVFDNDDVDVVVVATCNHWHCLASIWALDAGKHVYVEKPLSHTQWEGQQLVAAAKSSGLVCAIGTQQRSDPMQAEIKKFLHEDKALGEIQYVQANRLGPRGSIGRKASPITPPAEVDYNLWLGPAAKQPIYRNSLHYDWHWDFNTGNGEMGNWGVHILDDVRNVAYQDSAAMPSRLVAAGGRVAWNDAGNTPNVHYALLETDSFPTLMALSNLHASPAGKGSWDCPIHPRVRNPGSGYVVVCEGGYFAGQRGRGQAYDSDGNRLRAFKGGSIVALHVRNFIDAVLANDASMLNAPVETGHHSSGWCNLANVAFQVGQSYDHEALASRSQLEAWPVLIEQMEKQLKPFDVSTSELVSSTVLTYDHKTERFTGDGSESANAMLKRTYREGFAVPELVNA; translated from the coding sequence ATGTCCACGTTGCGATTTAATCGACGGCGTTTCTTGAGCACCACGACCGCTGCAACCGTGGCCACGGCAACCGTCCGTCCGGCCTTTGCCGCCGCCACGGAAGAGGTGCGTGTGGGCATTGTGGGTGCCGGCGGGCGTGGCAACGAAATGGCCGGCGCTTTTGCTGGTACCGAAGGCGTCCGCATCGTGATGGTTGCTGACCCCGACAACCGACGCGCCCACAGCCTGGCGAATGAATACAAAGCCGAAGCCGTCACCGACCTGCGACGGGTGTTCGATAACGACGACGTCGATGTGGTGGTCGTGGCGACCTGCAATCACTGGCACTGCCTGGCCTCGATCTGGGCGTTGGATGCCGGCAAACATGTGTACGTGGAAAAACCGTTGTCTCACACCCAGTGGGAAGGTCAGCAACTGGTGGCTGCCGCCAAGTCCAGCGGCTTGGTGTGCGCGATTGGAACGCAGCAACGCAGCGATCCAATGCAAGCCGAAATCAAAAAATTCCTGCACGAAGACAAAGCGCTGGGCGAGATCCAATACGTGCAAGCCAATCGGTTGGGACCAAGAGGTTCGATTGGCCGCAAGGCTTCGCCGATCACGCCGCCGGCCGAAGTCGATTACAACCTGTGGTTGGGGCCGGCCGCCAAACAACCGATCTATCGCAACAGCCTGCACTACGACTGGCACTGGGACTTCAATACCGGTAACGGCGAGATGGGCAACTGGGGAGTGCACATCCTGGACGACGTCCGCAACGTCGCTTACCAGGACTCCGCTGCCATGCCCTCGCGCCTGGTCGCCGCCGGAGGACGCGTGGCTTGGAACGACGCCGGCAATACGCCCAACGTGCATTACGCCCTGTTGGAAACCGACTCCTTCCCGACCCTGATGGCGCTCAGCAACCTGCACGCTTCGCCCGCCGGCAAAGGTAGTTGGGATTGCCCGATTCATCCGCGCGTTCGAAACCCTGGCAGTGGCTACGTCGTCGTCTGCGAAGGCGGTTACTTCGCCGGCCAACGCGGACGTGGACAGGCCTACGATAGCGACGGCAATCGCTTGCGTGCCTTCAAAGGTGGCAGCATCGTGGCCTTGCATGTCCGCAACTTTATCGATGCCGTGCTGGCCAATGATGCTTCGATGTTAAATGCACCGGTGGAAACCGGACATCACAGCAGCGGTTGGTGCAACCTAGCCAATGTCGCTTTTCAGGTTGGTCAGTCGTATGACCATGAGGCCCTGGCCAGTCGTTCGCAATTGGAAGCTTGGCCGGTGCTGATCGAGCAAATGGAGAAGCAGCTAAAACCGTTTGATGTGTCCACCAGCGAGTTGGTGTCCAGCACCGTGCTGACTTACGACCACAAGACGGAACGGTTCACCGGCGACGGCTCGGAATCAGCCAACGCGATGCTCAAACGCACCTACCGTGAAGGCTTTGCCGTGCCCGAATTGGTGAACGCCTAA
- the lspA gene encoding signal peptidase II: MLNSDLSPPAERAQGTQSTPGTRLRDAAMLLPPLVVCVIVDQVTKQWATATLKHGETLSFWGDRFRLQYAMNSGGFLSLGSEFSESARFALFIGFNLVLMCGLGWFLYAAPRARRGFQFGVGLLLAGGIGNLIDRLTQNGQVIDFMNLGIGSLRTGIFNVADIAIVAGAVLLAGCSWTAGGTRTDIAR; the protein is encoded by the coding sequence GTGCTGAATTCGGATCTTTCGCCGCCTGCCGAGCGGGCTCAAGGTACTCAAAGCACACCAGGCACGCGACTTCGCGATGCCGCGATGTTGTTGCCGCCGTTGGTGGTTTGTGTGATCGTCGACCAAGTCACCAAGCAATGGGCTACGGCCACGTTGAAGCATGGAGAAACCCTGTCTTTTTGGGGCGATCGTTTTCGGCTGCAGTATGCGATGAATTCAGGCGGCTTCCTGAGTCTTGGCAGCGAGTTTTCGGAATCCGCGCGCTTCGCTCTGTTCATCGGCTTTAATCTTGTCTTGATGTGTGGCCTGGGTTGGTTTCTGTACGCGGCGCCGCGAGCCCGTCGCGGCTTTCAGTTTGGCGTGGGATTACTGCTCGCCGGCGGCATCGGCAACCTGATCGATCGCCTGACACAAAACGGGCAAGTTATCGACTTTATGAACCTGGGCATCGGCTCCTTGCGCACGGGAATTTTCAACGTGGCCGATATCGCCATTGTCGCGGGTGCCGTGCTGTTAGCCGGTTGCAGCTGGACGGCGGGCGGAACGCGCACCGACATCGCGCGATAA
- a CDS encoding DNA polymerase III subunit — MNWDELLGHRQQRDWFAHAIDKRRLGGAFLFVGPAGIGKRTFAKLLAKTVLCETNEAREMNPCGACEACAQVEAGTHPDLLQIAKPADKSTLPVELLIGPREARMQSGLCHDIHLRPFRGRRRVGIVEDADYLSVEAGNCMLKTLEEPPPSAVMILIGTSAQKQLPTIRSRCPTLRFAPPVGEDAVALLRMHGAEAETVEQAEHAIELAGGDIPQAAALLQGNAGEFRDTLAAALDQQPIDAIALARNVSTYVDDAGKDASPRRARMREVFGVAVQHFRRQLRRAAEAQQAGDRELYRLDRCLQALAEVDRNANQATLIETWATDLQRGKELPV; from the coding sequence ATGAATTGGGACGAACTGCTGGGCCATCGACAACAACGCGATTGGTTCGCGCATGCGATCGACAAACGGCGTCTGGGCGGCGCGTTTTTGTTTGTCGGCCCGGCCGGCATCGGCAAACGCACGTTCGCCAAACTGCTGGCCAAAACCGTGCTCTGCGAAACGAATGAAGCTCGGGAGATGAATCCCTGCGGAGCGTGCGAAGCCTGTGCACAGGTCGAAGCGGGAACGCACCCCGATCTGTTGCAGATCGCTAAACCGGCAGATAAATCCACGCTGCCGGTGGAACTTCTGATCGGACCACGCGAAGCCCGCATGCAGTCCGGGCTGTGCCACGACATCCATTTGCGACCGTTCCGTGGTCGCCGCCGCGTAGGGATCGTGGAAGACGCCGATTACCTCAGCGTGGAGGCCGGCAACTGCATGCTCAAGACCCTGGAAGAACCGCCGCCCTCGGCCGTGATGATCCTGATCGGCACCAGCGCCCAAAAACAACTACCCACCATCCGCTCACGCTGCCCAACCCTCCGCTTCGCGCCGCCGGTTGGCGAAGACGCCGTCGCCCTACTGCGGATGCATGGCGCCGAAGCCGAGACGGTCGAACAAGCCGAGCATGCCATTGAACTGGCCGGCGGCGACATCCCGCAAGCCGCCGCACTATTGCAAGGGAATGCTGGAGAATTTCGTGATACCCTGGCGGCCGCGCTGGACCAGCAGCCCATCGACGCCATCGCGCTGGCACGCAATGTGTCGACGTATGTCGACGATGCGGGCAAAGACGCCTCGCCGCGACGAGCCCGGATGCGAGAAGTATTCGGCGTCGCCGTCCAACACTTTCGTCGCCAACTGCGCCGCGCGGCCGAAGCCCAGCAAGCCGGCGATCGCGAACTGTACCGGCTGGACCGCTGCCTGCAGGCCCTGGCGGAAGTCGATCGCAACGCCAATCAAGCCACGCTGATCGAAACCTGGGCCACCGATCTACAACGCGGCAAAGAATTGCCCGTGTAG
- a CDS encoding alpha/beta hydrolase family protein, with translation MSITQRLYAMRTTTIGLLVILAATSAAAQSEPADLGVASADQWPQRRAEIIQGMTQVMGPLPRHDSEPDLAVKVIEEQQVDGYVRRLITYQSDAGCHTPAYLCIPNDVLAGQRKAPAVLCLHPTDNTVGHKVVVGLGGRSGRQYAAELASRGYVTLSPAYPHLANYWPNLSKLGYVSGTMKAIRDNVRGIDLLASLDFVEMSSGVGAIGHSLGGHNAIYTAVLDERIRVIVSSCGFDAFADYKGGDPEVWMFGQGWCQIRYMPQMSDYRGRLQDIPFDFPQLLAALAPRPVFVNAPLGDSNFQWQSVDKCAAAAEPIYALLGAAGKLRVEHPDCDHNFPEDMREAAYQTIDAALVSRDSLHARPGREKNK, from the coding sequence ATGTCCATTACGCAAAGACTCTACGCGATGCGAACCACAACGATCGGCTTACTTGTTATTCTTGCGGCAACTTCGGCTGCGGCTCAATCGGAGCCCGCGGATCTGGGCGTTGCCTCGGCCGATCAGTGGCCGCAACGGCGGGCGGAAATCATCCAGGGGATGACTCAGGTGATGGGCCCGCTGCCGCGTCACGACAGCGAGCCAGATCTTGCGGTCAAAGTCATCGAAGAACAACAAGTCGATGGCTACGTGCGGCGGTTGATCACTTACCAGTCCGATGCCGGCTGTCACACTCCGGCTTATCTGTGTATCCCCAACGATGTATTGGCCGGACAGCGCAAAGCGCCGGCGGTGCTGTGTCTGCATCCCACCGACAACACGGTGGGGCACAAGGTTGTCGTCGGGCTGGGCGGCCGCAGTGGTCGGCAGTACGCTGCCGAATTAGCCAGCCGCGGCTACGTCACGCTGTCGCCCGCCTACCCTCACTTGGCGAACTACTGGCCCAATCTTTCCAAGCTGGGTTATGTCAGCGGAACCATGAAAGCGATCCGTGATAATGTCCGCGGCATCGACTTGCTGGCTTCGCTGGACTTTGTCGAGATGTCTTCCGGTGTCGGGGCGATCGGGCATTCGCTGGGCGGGCACAACGCAATTTATACGGCGGTGCTTGACGAACGGATCCGCGTGATCGTGTCCAGTTGCGGCTTCGATGCCTTTGCGGATTACAAAGGCGGTGATCCGGAGGTTTGGATGTTTGGACAAGGTTGGTGTCAGATACGCTACATGCCACAGATGTCCGACTACCGCGGCCGGTTGCAGGACATCCCGTTTGATTTCCCGCAGTTATTGGCTGCGCTCGCTCCGCGGCCCGTGTTTGTCAACGCACCGCTGGGAGACAGCAATTTTCAATGGCAAAGCGTCGACAAATGCGCGGCGGCGGCGGAGCCGATTTACGCATTGCTCGGTGCCGCCGGCAAGCTACGTGTCGAACACCCCGACTGCGATCATAATTTTCCCGAAGACATGCGTGAGGCCGCCTACCAGACGATCGATGCGGCGCTGGTCTCTAGAGATTCTCTTCACGCTCGCCCGGGACGTGAAAAAAATAAGTGA
- the eno gene encoding phosphopyruvate hydratase, whose protein sequence is MSLIESIHARQILDSRGNPTIECEVALIDGSFGRAAVPSGASTGVHEAWELRDGDKSVFMGKGVQTAIENVNSQIADVLTGFDALDQRAIDQAMIDLDGTPNKKKLGANAILGVSLAVARAAATYTQQPLYRYMGGVGAHLLPAPMMNIVNGGEHADNSVDVQEFMVMPLGFERFSDALRAGTEIFHNLKKVLSDKGLNTAVGDEGGFAPDLGSNQEALDLILQAIDKAGYKAGEQVSIALDVASTEFYDSSTGKYSIDGKQLSGDEMVDFLADWCSKYPICSIEDGCAEDDWETWKKLTLKLGDKVQLVGDDLFVTNVERLQRGIDEGIANSILIKVNQIGTLSETIDAIQLAGRNGYTSISSHRSGETEDSTIADLAVALSTGQIKTGSASRSDRMAKYNQLLRIEEELGGGGRYAGPLFPSR, encoded by the coding sequence ATGAGTCTGATCGAATCGATCCACGCCCGCCAAATTCTCGATAGTCGTGGAAACCCAACCATTGAATGCGAAGTGGCTTTGATCGACGGTAGCTTCGGCCGCGCCGCGGTCCCCAGTGGAGCCAGCACCGGAGTGCACGAAGCCTGGGAATTGCGTGACGGCGACAAGAGCGTGTTTATGGGCAAAGGCGTTCAGACCGCGATTGAAAACGTCAATTCTCAAATCGCCGATGTCCTGACCGGCTTTGACGCCCTGGATCAACGCGCCATCGATCAAGCCATGATCGATTTGGACGGTACGCCCAATAAAAAGAAACTCGGCGCCAACGCCATCTTGGGCGTCTCGCTGGCCGTCGCACGCGCCGCGGCGACCTACACCCAACAGCCGCTGTACCGCTACATGGGCGGCGTGGGAGCCCATCTGCTGCCGGCTCCGATGATGAACATCGTCAACGGTGGTGAACACGCCGACAACTCTGTCGACGTCCAAGAGTTCATGGTCATGCCCCTGGGCTTCGAACGCTTCAGCGACGCTCTGCGTGCCGGCACCGAAATCTTTCATAACCTGAAAAAAGTGCTGTCTGACAAGGGCCTCAACACGGCCGTCGGCGACGAAGGTGGTTTCGCTCCGGACCTGGGCAGCAATCAAGAAGCTCTGGATTTGATCCTGCAAGCGATCGACAAAGCGGGCTACAAAGCGGGCGAACAGGTTTCCATCGCCTTGGACGTCGCCTCCACCGAGTTCTACGACAGCTCCACCGGCAAATACAGCATCGATGGCAAACAATTGTCCGGCGATGAAATGGTCGACTTCCTGGCCGACTGGTGCAGCAAGTACCCGATCTGCAGCATCGAAGACGGCTGTGCTGAAGATGACTGGGAAACCTGGAAGAAGCTGACGCTGAAATTGGGCGACAAAGTCCAACTGGTCGGCGACGATTTGTTCGTTACCAACGTCGAACGCCTGCAACGCGGCATCGACGAAGGTATCGCCAACAGCATCCTGATCAAGGTCAATCAGATCGGTACGCTGAGCGAAACGATCGACGCCATCCAACTGGCCGGCCGCAACGGCTACACTAGCATCAGCAGTCACCGCAGCGGTGAAACCGAAGACTCCACGATCGCCGACCTGGCCGTCGCGCTGTCGACCGGCCAGATCAAAACCGGATCGGCCAGCCGAAGCGACCGGATGGCGAAGTACAACCAGTTGCTGCGGATCGAAGAAGAACTCGGTGGCGGCGGACGCTACGCCGGGCCCCTGTTTCCCTCGCGATAA
- the tmk gene encoding dTMP kinase codes for MFITLDGIDGAGKSTQIGMLCQWLSSRGCVVESVRDPGSTAPGEAIRGLLLDSDLEMHRRTEALLYMAARSQLVEERIRPALQSDTVVVSDRFLLANVVYQSVGGNEQPDLLWRLGQIATAGLQPDLTILLDLPASQAFERLTGPADRMESRGVDYLEQVRTAFREHLPRSGPQTAIIDATQSIDSMHAAIIAAVECLLPT; via the coding sequence ATGTTTATCACCCTCGATGGAATCGATGGCGCCGGCAAGTCGACGCAAATTGGCATGCTCTGCCAATGGCTAAGCAGCCGTGGCTGTGTGGTCGAATCGGTGCGTGATCCCGGCAGTACGGCACCCGGCGAAGCGATCCGCGGACTGTTGCTCGATTCCGATCTGGAAATGCATCGTCGCACCGAAGCTTTGTTGTACATGGCCGCCCGCAGCCAGTTGGTCGAAGAACGCATTCGACCGGCCCTGCAGTCCGATACGGTGGTTGTCAGCGATCGCTTTCTGCTGGCCAACGTGGTGTATCAAAGCGTGGGCGGCAATGAGCAACCGGACTTGCTGTGGCGGCTGGGGCAAATCGCTACCGCGGGCTTGCAACCCGACCTGACCATCCTGCTGGACTTGCCGGCCTCCCAAGCGTTTGAGCGATTAACAGGCCCGGCCGATCGCATGGAATCACGAGGCGTGGATTATTTGGAACAAGTTCGCACCGCGTTTCGAGAACACTTGCCCCGCAGCGGTCCCCAAACGGCGATCATCGACGCCACCCAATCGATCGACTCCATGCACGCAGCGATCATCGCAGCGGTAGAATGTTTGCTGCCTACTTAG
- a CDS encoding diguanylate cyclase translates to MLEFIFALVCGLGGLLAGYFLRGSLSQENETPAVDPAGEETTSEDALDRNTVNQVAEQLQRLTARVAADVDEHHTQVQRASNVLCDSDVPPTAESIVATVADLITANQHMQAKLEQAQERIHEQSEQIQTAEARALTDSLTKVWNRRALDEQLQECHAKIGEQACSLMLVDVDHFKKFNDTYGHVAGDHVLTRVAVMLRARLADFAFVARYGGEEFAVLFAGRDINACRHQAELSRRAIGEREIIFEDRSLRVKMSAGLAELQAGESVQDWLKRADAALYTSKQSGRNCGHWMDGDTPRPLRDAQLNKTTALPALPAETSSGPAGQTLRVEAASGEQSLEAEAVGDAMTAPATADKTLAGEPQLREHFGRLVDRLSKVSVELFVLVIRCDQARPATATDASILKVIRATTRSLDYIGQTSNQDLVVCMPSANENSAVERAQRIRSGVEQSPAVAGVGPLTVSIGIACVSAEDDFDSVLSLATAAAEDVQQAGGNQLAVRRPQLIS, encoded by the coding sequence ATGTTAGAATTTATTTTTGCCCTCGTTTGCGGTCTGGGCGGCTTGCTGGCGGGATATTTCTTGCGTGGTTCGCTGAGCCAAGAGAATGAAACGCCTGCCGTCGATCCGGCTGGCGAGGAAACCACCAGCGAAGACGCCCTGGACCGCAATACGGTCAATCAGGTTGCCGAGCAATTGCAGCGTTTGACGGCTCGCGTGGCCGCCGATGTGGACGAACACCACACCCAGGTGCAGCGGGCCAGCAACGTCCTTTGTGACAGCGACGTCCCTCCGACGGCGGAGTCCATCGTGGCCACCGTGGCTGATTTGATCACGGCCAATCAACACATGCAGGCCAAGCTGGAGCAGGCGCAGGAGCGAATTCACGAACAATCCGAACAGATTCAAACGGCCGAAGCACGCGCCCTGACCGATTCGCTGACCAAGGTCTGGAATCGACGCGCTTTGGACGAACAGCTGCAAGAATGCCACGCCAAAATCGGGGAGCAAGCGTGCTCGTTGATGCTGGTGGACGTGGATCACTTCAAAAAGTTTAACGATACCTATGGGCACGTGGCGGGCGATCACGTGCTGACGCGTGTGGCGGTGATGCTGCGTGCACGGCTCGCCGATTTCGCCTTCGTGGCTCGTTACGGCGGCGAAGAATTTGCCGTGTTGTTCGCTGGCCGCGACATCAACGCCTGTCGGCACCAAGCCGAACTGAGCCGTCGTGCTATCGGCGAACGAGAAATTATCTTCGAGGACCGTAGTCTACGTGTCAAAATGTCTGCCGGCCTAGCCGAATTGCAAGCCGGCGAATCGGTGCAGGATTGGCTGAAACGCGCCGACGCAGCGCTGTACACATCCAAGCAGTCGGGACGCAATTGTGGGCACTGGATGGACGGTGATACCCCACGGCCACTGCGCGATGCCCAACTGAACAAAACAACCGCCTTGCCCGCTTTGCCCGCCGAAACCAGCAGTGGTCCGGCCGGGCAAACCCTTCGCGTTGAAGCCGCTAGCGGCGAACAGTCTCTTGAAGCAGAGGCAGTTGGGGACGCTATGACCGCTCCGGCAACAGCCGATAAAACGCTGGCCGGCGAACCTCAGTTGCGTGAACACTTTGGTCGCTTGGTCGATCGGCTTTCTAAGGTCAGCGTCGAATTGTTTGTGCTGGTCATCCGTTGCGATCAAGCGCGTCCCGCCACGGCGACCGATGCCAGTATTTTAAAAGTAATTCGCGCCACCACCCGGTCGTTGGATTACATCGGCCAGACCAGCAATCAAGATCTGGTGGTCTGCATGCCCAGCGCCAACGAAAATAGTGCCGTCGAACGCGCTCAACGAATTCGCAGCGGAGTCGAACAGTCGCCGGCGGTAGCGGGCGTCGGCCCGTTGACCGTCAGTATCGGTATCGCTTGCGTTTCGGCCGAAGATGATTTCGACAGCGTGCTATCGTTGGCCACCGCCGCCGCAGAAGACGTCCAGCAAGCGGGCGGAAACCAACTGGCCGTGCGACGTCCTCAGTTGATCAGCTAA